In Streptomyces kaniharaensis, the sequence TGGCCGGTTGGCTGCGGCGGGCCGAGGAGAGCGCGCTGTTCGCCATCCAGGAGAAGGCCGCCGCCGCCCACTGGGCCGGTACCTGCGGCTGCACCTCCACCGCCGTGATGCTCGCCGACTGCGACCGCTGGAACGAGGCGCTGGTGCTGGCCGTGGAGTTCGAGGACGGTGCCCGATGAACACCTCTCTGCGACGCACGGCGGGCCGGGCCTGGCTCGCGGCTCCGGCTCTGGCGGTGACCGTCGTCTCGGCGGTGCTGACCGTCGCCGTGGTGGCCCTGTGGCTCAACGGCGTGATGCCGCTCGCCCTGGCGCTGGTGATCGGCCTGGGTTACGACGGCGCCTGGCTCGCCGCCCTCTCCTACGAACGCCGGTTGGCGGGGCAGGGCGACCACAACGCCAAGGTCACCGCGCTGGGCTGGATGTCGGGGGCGCTGACGACCGGGATGCTGGTCGTCCACGCGCTGACCAGCCCTCACACCGCCGGGTGGCTCGCGGTCGCCTGGCTCCCGCTCGCCGCCAAATCGCTCTGGTGGCTCCACGGCGTGTGGGAGTCGACGGAGATCAGCCCGAAGGCCAAGTCGGAGATCCGCCGGGTCCTCCAGGACTCCCGCGACAACGCGGCGATCTCCCGGGCGGTGCTCAACGCCCAGACCCACGGCGAGCGGACCCGCATGGACTCCCTGTCCCGGGCCGGAGCGGCCGTGGCGAAGGCCCAGTCGAAGGCCGCCGAGCGCCTCTCCGGCGCCTGGCAGGAGTTGGCGGAGGTCAACGGGCAGGAGGACCAGGCGCCGGTGTTGGAGCGGCTGGGCGCCCCGGCGGCGCCCCGCCTGGGGAGCTGCCGGTGTGGACGCCGGTCTCCGCGCTCCGCCCGACCGCTGTTCTCTCCGGCGGAGACCCGGCGGATATCCGCCCGCAGCCCGCTACCGCCCAGGTCAGCGCCACGCAGCCGTCCGGCGGTCCCCGCCCGGAGACCGAGCAGCTTCCGCTCCCGGCCAACCTCGTTGCCTCGGTGAGCGCCGGAGCCCCGGCGCGAAGGCCGCGAGCGTGGCCTCCCTGGTCCGCCTCGCCGTGGCGGAGGTCGGCGACGACCCAAAAGCGGTGACGGCCTGGGTGAGCGCCAGGACGACGAAGCCGGTGCGGCCGGACACGGTCGCCCGGGAGATCCGCAGCACGAGGAACACCCCCACCAACACCAAGGCCGGCGGCTTCGGGTTCGCCGCCGGGAGGAGCTGACCATGGCCGAGCCGCGCTACTACACCACCGCCGAGAAGGCCAAGCTCGCCTGGCTGGTCGGCCGGGCCGCCGCCGGGGGCGACCGCGCCAAGATCGGCGCCAAGATCGACGAGATCCAGGCGGAGGCGGTGGCCCGCGAGGAGGCCGAGGACGCCGCCCGCGAGAAGGCCAAGCAGGACGCCCGGGAGGCGAAGGCGAAGGCCCAGGCCGAGCGCCGCGCGAACCGCTGGTTCTGATCGACCATCAGGGGCGGGCCCGAGGGGGCCGCCCCGTACTACCCGAACCACCTCGAAGGAGAGCACCATGCGCAAGTCCGTGATCAAGACCACCCCGATCGGCCTGCGGGCGGGCGACACCCTCCGGGACACCGGGGCGGTCGTTGACCACATCGTGACCGGCGTCGCTGCTGGCCGGATCGACGTGGTGACCGACAGGGGCACCCGCCGTATGAGCTCCACCCACATCGGTCAGCGTCATCCGCTAACCACCCCGAGGAGATCCCCATGGACACCACCACCCGCGAAAGCGCTCGTGGCCTTCCAGCGGCTCCGTACCGCACTCGCCGTCGTCGCCCTGGACCCCGCGCGGCGGGCCCGTGCGACGGATTTCACGGCCCCGCTCCAGGTCCTGGCCGAGGAGGCCAACGCCAAGATGACCGCCGCCGGATTCCTGGGACGCGTCCGGGCCGACCGTCACCACGCAGGAGATCGAGGCGCTGATTCCGTCAGGCCGGCTCACCGCCCTCTGACCAACCCCGGGGCGGGCCCGGCCGGGCCCGCCCCGCCCACCAGAGAGGAGCACGACATGAGCAGCATCCAGGTAGGCGACGAGGTTCGAGGTGACCTCGGGCCGGTACGCCGGTGGTCGGGGC encodes:
- a CDS encoding protein spdB; its protein translation is MNTSLRRTAGRAWLAAPALAVTVVSAVLTVAVVALWLNGVMPLALALVIGLGYDGAWLAALSYERRLAGQGDHNAKVTALGWMSGALTTGMLVVHALTSPHTAGWLAVAWLPLAAKSLWWLHGVWESTEISPKAKSEIRRVLQDSRDNAAISRAVLNAQTHGERTRMDSLSRAGAAVAKAQSKAAERLSGAWQELAEVNGQEDQAPVLERLGAPAAPRLGSCRCGRRSPRSARPLFSPAETRRISARSPLPPRSAPRSRPAVPARRPSSFRSRPTSLPR